The genomic interval gtctgtaaaCTGGGGTGCAACAGACAAAGACATCAATCACTGTCTGGGTCGGAAGTCTGGCTTTGACTGCATGACAAATAGTCGGGAACACAAATTGCGAACACAAATCCAACCTGTATTGTCCGATTCATCGTGGTAAATGACACGTCTTTGTTGGTTGAGTTGGTTCAGAGAAAAGTCATCTTTCCCGTGTCAGTCCGCATCCTGATCAATATTCCTATACAGTCCTTTTCTCCAGAGCTGAGGTACCTAAAAAGTTCCATTTGCATCAAAGTCCATTAGAAAATCAGAAATGTAGCACGGAGCAGAGATGTGCAGGGAGGATCACAGTCACTTGGTTCAGCAGCTGGGAAGACAAAGAGGCAGGCATGTTATTGTGGTATCACTTGTATTCATTAAAGGGTATCAAGGGGCCTTATTGgacatattttaatatatttatcaCTGCAtttaggtttttatttttattttttaaatttctttgaTTTTGTATTCAGGAGGAACTGCTCCCAAACAACATGGGAATCAAgagaccatattcacacggcAGCCCTTTTCCTATGACATCACAGTCAGGGTAGGAAGCTTAAACGTCGTAATTGCGTCTTCAAGTTTTCAAGTCGCATAAACGCACCAAATCTGACACGttgttatcatttcactgcttcctgattgatcGGCAACTGAAAAGATACGGAATATTGAAAATCCAGGACGGCCATCGGGCTATGTTTCACGGTAGAATGACATATTTGACAGCCCATTAGGTTCTGTAAGACAAGAAATaacagctagctaacgttagcattcagccacttcctagctaacgcAACCATTTAAGGACGTTACAGGATACGATTCAAAAGGCATACATAATTCTAAAATagaccaaaaaaagaaacaaacatttatttaagcctggATGTGAAACACAACGGATGTAATGAAGAGTTAATGTTAGCTATAAACTGGTTggaggctaatgttagctgcctGTTTCACCTTGAAATACAGTCTTGATGTCCCCCAGTTGGCAAGTGAAAAAATTGATAACAATTTGACAAAGTCCTTTACAGACATTTACATGACTTGCAatctgaaacacagcagcattacaTCATACCCAGCATTCCCAGCATTCAAGCTTCCCACCCTGACGGTGTTtgcagaggaaaatggccgtcATGCGAACGTGGCCCACGGCGCCACAAGAGACGAATGCACTTATTTTGTTAACCAATTTCAACAATGGAAGAAATGAGATACGTGTATATTTTTGATCATAACATCCTAATATGAATAGATCAATACGGTAACAACTTAATTTAAATGACATGATATGAGGAGATGCATGGGCTGGGAGGTTAATAAATGCACTTTAGCCAATTACCACACATCACCACTGTCTGATACCAATAAGCAGCTGTCAAACTGAGTATTTAGACAAATTCTGTATGAATTTAATGTGTGCTTAAAAAATAATCTCCCAGATTTTAAGGGCCAGCCGCTCAAACttcaaatacaaaacatacagtggctgcttttcttttttggcccCAAACTgaattctttttaaatgtcaagtGTCTTCTAACATGTCAGCGAAGGTTAGCCTTGTGAGACCACACTGTGCTGACTGTGGGGCTCAGTAAAATACTTAATAAGTCTTCATGGTAGCTGGAAACATTAGCTACCTCCCTGGGACACTCTAATGATAGGTTGCTGGGCTTCATGTGTATTGGCAGTGAAGGCAGAAGCGGTTTGTCATGGATATGTATCGAATACAAATAGCCTGTCATCCTTCATCTCTTTGGGAGTCTGGTTGTTTATATGACACGAAAGCTAAACCTTGCAGGTGATGCTGGTTTGCGTTGCATTAGATCTCTTTTATGCAAGAAAATCTAGTGGTAGGCAACACTTTACAATGACCTTCATTAACGAATTGTAAATCAGTGATCAATTATACTTTAGTTTGTGGTTACTCCTCTGTTAAACACAACAATGCCTTATAACCATTTGTTAAGCAATCGTTTATTGTTAagctgcaactgatgtttataatacttGTGACTTAATATTGCAGTTTATCTACTGACATTTGGATGACTGTTATTATGTTGCAACTGTTGTTTATAAAGCTTTACAACTgcttaataaatgaaaaaacagatttcatcctttgttaacagttaaataactattaactaatgtttaattaactataaatgtacaaTTTATTGATGATTGTTGtaatcaaacacaaaactgaCTTTTTATCGCTTTTTTTATGGCGTGCAAAATTTGATAATTAAGAATAGTcacttttaaagaaaatgacactGTTTTCAACCTAAAGAGGCGTGCGTTTTTTGTGCGTGCACGGCTGCACCTATGCATGCGtgcacgtttgtgtgtgtataaatcagctctcacctcctccatcacttcCAGTGGTTTATGGGAGCCCAGCGGGGAGCCACATCAGCCTCCCCTTTGATGGTGACACACATGATTCATGGCTTTTAGAGACCGTTTGTTTTCATTATGCCTCCTCGTCAGCGCGCTGTAGCTGCATCACGGCTTCGTGCAACGCAAGCAAGTTTGGGCCAGAACGAGAGGAAAGAATTTCAAGAGGAGAGTTTTTTTGGCACTGGAAGAAACAAAGGGGCTTGGTTTGGGTATAAAGAGGAGAAACTTTAGTCAGGACGACGGCTGCCCACGGCTACTTTTTCCACCGTCGCTTGGGTTCAGAGGTGGTCAGGGATTCATAACATGTCAGGATCTTGGAAAAGTGGGAATGGAGCGGGTTTGGAAAAGTCAAAGGTCCAATCTGTCTTGAAACATCCATTTTTTGTCTTTCCAGTTCTGACTTTCCTCCAGTTCCTCCATCTGCATTCTCTTGTTGTTGCTCTTTATACATTTTACAAGACTTTGTTACACTTGCAAGCCAGTGGCAGAAATGACgttcaataaaaacatgaagtgaAGTTTAAATGTGGCTCAAAGTATGCATGATGATTGCGatagtaatgatgatgatgatgatggccgTTAAGGTGATAAAATCAAGGGTGTTGCAGAGGTTGAAACCAGAGGTCAAACTTGAGAACCTGAGAGAGCTGATGGGGCGGAGGGCTCCATGTGGTCTGTCATGTGGAGGCAACATCTAGGACAGGACGTCCTCCATCATCAGACTGTTGAATGAATACTGAATGatgtccagctgtttttgtctctcacctgtcctgTCCTTCTTTGTCATCTATGTACACAGAGTGCAAATGTCTAGGAATCATACACTGAACACACTTCCCCTGTTCTAATACTTACATTTTGCTTTTAACAAGCAAAACAATAGAATCATAAGAGTCCATAGTTACATCTGATATGTTGCTTGACAGCGAGAAAAATTACACGTTTCACGAGGGGAAAGTGGCTTAAAATAAGCTGTGTAAATGCTCATAAAAAACTCAAAACCTTTTCTATTCATAGTCTTTTCATCAGCATTGCCGCAGGCAGATTGATCTAAGATGAGGTGTGAAATAGTGTCCACAATGAGCAGACGTCTCCTCAGCCCTCCATGTCTTATAAGATTATGTCCGTCTCATGAGGATATATCATCCATATTGGGGCAACAATCAAAAGACAAACCTTactttcagttcagtttagtGTCCAGCAGACATGGTAGACCAAGCACCCTCCATCCTCCAGACAGAGAAGGCATAGCTCAGTCTCTCATGGGCCAGGTAGTTACATCCAGCCAGCTTAGTGTCCATGTCATCGCTCTGCAGAACCTGGTACAGAAAGTCAATGTAGCGCGATGCCAACTTCAAGGTCTGGATCTTGCTCAGTTTGTCAGACGGGAGCGTTGGGATTATCTTACGCAATGAGGCAAAGGCGTCGTTGAGAGATTGCGTCCGCTGGCGCTCCCGGATGTTGGCAATGACCCGCTGGCCGTGTGGGTCCTCGAGGGGGGAGAGACCTCCAGGGCTAGGACCGGGGACAGGAGAAAGGGACGGGCCTGAAGAAGGCAGCCGATGCTGAGGACTCCTCTTGAGTCTTTTGGGTCCAGTCGGGGTGTGGATCTGGATTTCGTCCCCTGGCTTTACCTTGCCATCGTCTGCTGATGTGGTGGGAGAAACTGTTGTAACCTGATCCTCCATCTGTGAGCCCATCTGCCGTTTATGCCCAGTGACCCCTGGTGTTGCTACAACGACCGGACAGGCGTTAGAGCGTAGTCGTCCCGTGTTCTCCTTGCTGGAAAGCACCCCTCCCTCGGAGTGGTCACCGTTAgactgctcctcctctctcatgCTTGGCCAcgttttttcttctgtcttctctctcgTTTATGTGTATCCTTTACTCCGTTTGAATATCTCCAGtgcttctctctttctgtcaatatgtctctctcctctcccactCTGCTTCTTTCGCGCAGttttcctctcttctgtttgtcttcagAAACTCCCTCTGTTACGCTCTGGGTTTCTTCGGAActctgctgtgttgttcttcttccCTAACGGTCGTGAGATCTACACTTTGTCACATCCAAGCATACCAAGCGTAAATAGGCGAATAATCAGCAGTCAGTTTAGGACTGCCACAATGCTTCTTCATCCACAGATGAGGAAACCTGCCAATGATCTCTGCCCAGTCTCCAGTCCGAGTGTACACTGCATCGGCAAACCGAACTGTTCTCATGTCCCGCTTCTGTAGCTGCATGTGAAACAACAGCAACCTGAATCTGACTTTTTAAAGGGAGGGAACCATGAAACTTTCAGCTGCCCACCCATGTAACTCACTTATTGGTCCGCAGGACGTTTTTTTGGACAGCTGAGCTTAAAACAACAGGAAGAATGAATCTTAAGCGATTGGTCCGATCAAAGGGACGAGGCGGAGACAAAGGTGTGTCAAACAGCCAACCAACTTGAACCGTTGTGACGTTTGCCTCTTGTCATAGAAGTTGCCCAAGTTTATAGGTTCCAGATTTCCTCCAAAGCAAGTCCTACCATCCCCCCTCTTGCTGCTTGGTTCTTCATCCCCCCCTTCCTCTCGCTCCACAAATCAGCACCATCAGCCGTTGCTTTCAATATAGTTCATAGAGgagcaagaagaaaaaaaaaactctaaaggaagctccacaaatgtttttgtttatagtTTGAGAGTTAgtctagatttttttttagccacATGGCCTGTCTGCTCTGTAAACTGAGAAATATGATAattttttaacacaacacatTCCAGGCAGATGGAGTAATGGTCAGAGACTTAGGTAATCATTCTctccttctttgtttttttgctgggTAAAACTGTTACAATTGTGACAGGTCTGCGTTCATtcaagatgaagatgaagtgaAATTACTGGAACCTAACAATATGATAAAACATAAATTACAGTTACAAACATTGCTGTAACATCACATCCCTTCACTGAaattacaataataaaataaattactGTAACATTCATTTCACGTAATACAATATAACAGGGATTACTGAAACATAACATAAAAGAGATTACCGTAATATTACTGTAACATAATGTTACCATAACACAATTCAACATAACAGGAATGACCATAACATTGCCGTAACTTaatgtaacataacataatatcacacaacattaacataaaaaatactgtaaCATTAATTTAACATAgcataacacaacataacaaaaATTACTGATACATTACTGTAACATAATGTGACCATAATTAAACATAACAGAAACTACTGTAACACATTACTGAAATTGACTTCATATATTACTGTCACATTCCTTTATCATACATAtcataacataacatgaaataaaatatattgctGTAACAGTCCTTTAACTAAAATAcaattatattacattacatttcattacattacacaACATATATTATGGTAACAATCCTAtatcataacataacataacataacttaTCATTACACAACATATATTACTGAAACATTACTTTATcataaaataacataacataacataagaGTTCACAACATATATTAATGTAACAGTCCTTTATCATAACATGacataacaaaacataacatgaaataaaatatcacaaaatataTTGCTGTAACAGTCTTTTAGCATAACTAaaataacattacattacactacattaaaCAACAAATATTACAGTAACAAGCCTCTACCATAACATaacttaacataacataacataacataacataacataacataacacaacacaacataacataacataagaGTACACACATATAGTTCTGTAACAGTCctttaacataacataacataacataacataacataacataacatactGAAACAAAAGATTTctttaataaataattgaaaatactgaaaatattaCAGGAAAAAGCACCTCTTATCAAAATAGAGTTCTTCTTGTTTGTGAAACAACAGagacagtgtgttttatttaactgCCAGTGACTTGGCTTTTGGATCGCAGCACCGACCTGAAGGGAGGAAGGAGCTGGCATTCAGTCAGCACTGCAGCACTGTGCTTTAATCACAGCATAAAGGAAAGAGTGAGTGGATCAGGGAGAGGCCTGTgggacattttgtttctttcaacCACTTAGCTACATCGCGAAAAGAAACCGGTCCTGGTCCAACACGGACTTTGCTCTCTAAACTTCTGGGTGAGCCTCCAGCATGGCCCACAGCCACATCCCCGCAAAAGAATTGAGTTGAGTGTTAGCGTTTTGTGTTTCAGAGGCAAGATGCATCCCTCTGATGAAAACACTTAGTGAAATTATTTTGTTCAGGCACTGTTAGGATACAGTGCTGGAAAATCTCAAAGTCTCTCCTATGAGTCAACTCAAAGATGGCTCAAGTCcacaaaaagaagagaaaccTCTATTGTCTGACCACAGATGATACCGTTTCTCTTGTGCACACGTCACTGCTCACCATGacgctgtttgtttttcatggcACAACAAAATTTGCATTTGTATGTGGATATATAGTTATAAAGTTGCTGGAGTGTTACAGTCTCTTTAACCCTGCAACTGGTGCTCATGATTTGTACTGGGGCTGCCCACTGCCTCCAAATAGTTAATCCCAACGGggattaataatgataataatcatgtGTAAACTAAGCAAAGTGTGGAGTTTTTGAGTTTGTTTGTAGCACTATACAGCAGGGTTTTTAAGATGACGGCCTTGTTTTGTCTGTGCCGCATGAAACACCCACAACCACTCTGCAATGCAATACACATTCTTGTAGATAACATGCTATTTCCCTAATCAGTTCCCAGCAGACATGCCAAGTAACAGCAATGCACCAGCAAACGCAAGGAGGAGGACTGCCAGTCAATGTACATATGGCAGTAAACAATGCAGAACCATTTATACATCTCGTTTCATAAGGACAGAGATGCTTTCAGTATGTTTGGTAAGCCTCCAGGTTTAATGTAATACTGAGACAATCAAGAGAAGCTGTGTGTGCGTCAAGATTAACTTGAAGCCAACTAGATAATGAGTAGTAGGTTGGAGTAACAGttttttgcaggtttttttgtttgtactgAGGTGTTAGCTCAGCCAACATTAACTTTGTTGTTATATGATGGTCGTTTTGCTCCGTGATCCTCACTGGTATGCATGTGTGTTGCTGCCCTGACGATGATGATAAAAGTAAGACTGAGTTACTGGTCTGCTGGGCATCGAGGCTGAGGCTAAAACGGATCATGATCTTTCTCTAACGTGTTacaggagaacttcggtcgatttaaacatgcagcttcattgctcaagctacccttgacttgccagtaccgaagacgcgaaaacatttggtccagccattacagagctccgtgaacggagacttagcattgaacaataacagcatggggtcagaactttacactgtgttgtgcacagcactgtagcgtttatgactcacaatgaataaaaatgtagttaaaacagtgtgtttgtgcaagcagctacttacctgtttgttgacatccgcgtcttccggtagctagaccaaactagtatatccaccgagtgtgcacttaacaggcttaacaggctattgtaaggctcatggctcatgacaggctgtaacatggaaatgtacattatgaacagaaacacgaaaatcctggaatacgtttctgtctccaccagtgagggagtaagcgcacgctcaaCGGATTGACTaatttggtctagctaccgaaagacacggatgtcaacaaacaggtaagtagctccttgcacaaacacactgttttaactacttttttattcattttgagtcatacacgctacagtgctgtgtgctaaggtgtctgctgatgttgcataacttttggtgtgagatgtgagcatgttaagatgcttaaaacacagtgtaaagttctgaccccatgctgttagcgttcaatgctaaatctgcgttcacggagctctgtaatggctggaccaaatgtgtttgcgtcttcggtactggcaagtcaagggtagcttgagcaatgaagctgcatgtttaaatcgaccaaagttctcctttaaggtttttttttaagatgcgGTTCTTCTTCAGAGCTGGCCTGAGACACAGTTAGCAGTGCTGACTCAGGCCTGTGTacgttgaccaatcagagcagactgggtatttgggagAGGGGACAGGaatgtttcagacagagggggaatacacaACCGCACAgcaaaatcaaaatgaacattttggaTTCATGTTTCTTGACTTAATCAGCGATAACCATTTATGTATTCTTTCGACCTGGATTGGAGGGTGCCACTCAGCCTTGCTTTTAGTTTTGCCTGGTGGCCGCTTGCGGTATTGCAACCAAAAAATTCCCCTGTGGCTCAGAAAGCATTTTCCTCACAGAACACCATTATTATAGAGATGAATCTTCAACTGTTACCAGGACACCTTGAAGTGCACACAAGGTCAACTATGACTCTTTCTACTTGCAATTTTTTCATCCACGGAGGTTTTATATGCGTTAAACTTTCTTTGAGCTGAGAAACATATTAGTGTGCCTGAAgtcatgtttaaaatgtattttaaaagacATCTTGAAGAGAGTATGTGATAAACACCTTCTCAAGCTTTATGTGATTTAACCATGCATTCGGTCACATGATCACATTAATATTTACACAGTCAGTGTGGcgtgaaatatttacatttttacatttgcattaaagTTACAGTCCTTCTGTCATACAATCCTGCCAGTTGTGGTGTAAAGTAGTTTCCATATGCTCCCGTGCACAGGCTGGCTGATCtcttttcatcttcctctctttaaACATCCTCAGAGCGAGCGAGCGTCCTCTCTGTGGGCGATGGGACACCTGTGATAGATCACAACTATTTACATATCACAGCTCCCTTGAAACTGTTTCTTGCttgctgaaaataaataactC from Sparus aurata chromosome 7, fSpaAur1.1, whole genome shotgun sequence carries:
- the LOC115584533 gene encoding twist-related protein 2-like; the protein is MREEEQSNGDHSEGGVLSSKENTGRLRSNACPVVVATPGVTGHKRQMGSQMEDQVTTVSPTTSADDGKVKPGDEIQIHTPTGPKRLKRSPQHRLPSSGPSLSPVPGPSPGGLSPLEDPHGQRVIANIRERQRTQSLNDAFASLRKIIPTLPSDKLSKIQTLKLASRYIDFLYQVLQSDDMDTKLAGCNYLAHERLSYAFSVWRMEGAWSTMSAGH